From Miscanthus floridulus cultivar M001 chromosome 15, ASM1932011v1, whole genome shotgun sequence, the proteins below share one genomic window:
- the LOC136506799 gene encoding uncharacterized protein: protein MQADFVRKRPALKHGYIDPSPIASTNFNYPKEWKLDCKELGAGKTLKEKEDIRNKKILEESLKVAAYIALCFKNLQQHDTIWIPYHFNDHWICIGVWLSHSMAWVFDSTDFLVDTYKDFIAIVKTAFTHYVQNITGGIIQIGRKSCMSKLYVRAPSRKAWESTLWILHMYYDEYHRWLQQKPQSVGER, encoded by the exons atgcaagcggactttgtgagaaagaggccagctctgaaacatgggtatatagacccttcacctatagcatcaacaaattttaattaccctaaagagtggaaactagattgcaaagaactaggagctggaaagacacttaaggagaaagaggacatcaggaacaagaaaatattggaagagtccctcaaggttgcggcatacattgccctatgttttaaaaatctccaacaacacgatactatatggataccataccacttcaa cgatcactggatttgcataggcgtctggctctcacatagcatggcatgggtctttgattcaacgGATTTCCTAGTCGatacatacaaagacttcatagcgattgtcaagac GGCATTCACGCACTATGTCCAGAACATAACgggaggcatcatccaaataggaaggaaaagttgtatgtcaaaactctatgtgcg tgccccaagcagaaaagcctgggagtctacattgtggatactacacatgtattatgatgagtaccatcggtggctacaacagaaaccccaatctg ttggagaaagataa